One window of the Niallia circulans genome contains the following:
- a CDS encoding teichoic acid D-Ala incorporation-associated protein DltX: MNKLKQLYRHTGVRFALQTCFYLAILITLFLLYGFHTANTGNYIYNDF, encoded by the coding sequence ATGAATAAGCTTAAACAGTTGTATAGGCATACTGGCGTCCGGTTTGCTTTACAGACTTGTTTTTATTTGGCTATCCTCATTACCTTATTCTTGCTGTATGGCTTCCATACGGCCAATACAGGCAACTATATTTATAATGATTTCTAA
- a CDS encoding response regulator transcription factor has protein sequence MGKKVLLVEDEVRIREVVADYFKKDGWEVYETDNGSSAIDWFDAIYPDLVILDIMMPQMDGFAVTKQVRMSSGVPIILLTAKSSDDDKIHGFELGADDYVTKPFSPKVLVARANSLMKRAKEHYLPTGHMISFGEAIVNTKSHQLQLAGQQVELTPKEYELLVFLLQHKNNVLSRETILNHVWGFDFDGDSRVVDTHIKKLRAKLSFESHHIRTVIGTGYKFE, from the coding sequence ATGGGGAAGAAAGTATTGCTTGTCGAGGATGAAGTGAGAATTCGAGAAGTCGTAGCTGATTATTTTAAAAAGGACGGCTGGGAAGTGTATGAAACGGATAATGGCAGCAGTGCAATAGATTGGTTTGATGCCATATATCCTGATTTAGTTATTCTTGATATTATGATGCCACAAATGGATGGATTTGCTGTTACCAAGCAGGTTCGCATGAGCTCTGGCGTACCCATTATTTTGCTGACAGCGAAATCCAGTGATGATGATAAAATCCATGGCTTTGAACTTGGAGCTGATGATTATGTTACCAAGCCGTTCAGTCCAAAAGTGTTAGTAGCACGTGCTAATTCCTTAATGAAACGGGCAAAAGAGCATTATCTGCCGACTGGTCATATGATAAGCTTCGGTGAGGCAATTGTTAATACTAAGTCTCATCAACTTCAGCTTGCAGGTCAACAAGTCGAATTAACGCCAAAAGAATATGAATTATTAGTTTTCTTACTTCAGCATAAAAATAATGTCCTTTCACGTGAAACAATTTTGAATCATGTATGGGGATTCGACTTCGATGGTGATAGTCGAGTTGTGGATACACATATTAAAAAGCTTAGGGCTAAATTAAGCTTTGAATCCCATCATATCCGGACTGTTATTGGAACAGGCTATAAGTTTGAATAA
- a CDS encoding sensor histidine kinase, with the protein MRKRSITVKLFAVTSIFFLVFYVMIMIFQLVFFDRFYQHHKTKEAAKHIHQLAEGYEQNSWSEAELTKQTLSYIKKTKSPLTIVDTEGYQLVQDPFNIMLDTEDGKIVEVSLSLLITDYGKQVQALNIAKGDTVIVQGETDALVSSVIYPSIITKNSSSVGESQAENEVTIKGKVKSISLPKGKVASRGLGILYDALLEWFPLQEKQIKQLSRGESLKLDWVESWSGKHYLVLMEPIKKDGEMQIMFSVTSLQEIRDTNESLRIFYVYIGIAGFILILLLSLFFSRLVSRPLIKLNEMAKKMVHLDFSSLKPIKQKDELGSLANNMLVMAQNLDVALNGLKEANGKLKEDMEKRLQMEKEQREFFEHASHELKTPLSIVKSFAEGLQDGVSPDKQDHYIEVIIEESEKMEVLIKNMLDLAKLENGVIKLRKTSFLLSEMIEDLANKLFCIAREKNVEIEIMPKNEQHILADYEWMERVMKNLLINAIRHSEPDSVIRICIELDQDNGNSVFQIENTGPQIPEEQLDKIWKRFYRAESSRSRMTGGTGLGLAIVQQILSLHGFHYGAENIPGGVRFYIHFR; encoded by the coding sequence ATGAGAAAACGCAGTATTACTGTCAAGTTATTCGCTGTAACGTCTATATTCTTTTTGGTGTTTTACGTCATGATTATGATATTTCAGCTAGTATTCTTTGACCGTTTTTATCAACATCATAAAACGAAAGAAGCAGCAAAGCATATCCATCAGTTAGCAGAAGGATATGAGCAAAATTCTTGGAGCGAAGCAGAACTGACAAAACAGACATTGTCCTACATAAAGAAGACAAAAAGCCCGTTGACGATTGTGGACACAGAAGGTTATCAGTTGGTACAAGATCCTTTTAATATCATGTTGGATACAGAGGATGGCAAAATTGTGGAAGTATCACTTTCATTACTCATCACAGATTATGGAAAACAAGTACAAGCATTGAATATTGCAAAGGGGGATACAGTGATTGTACAAGGGGAAACAGATGCTCTAGTTTCTTCAGTCATTTATCCATCTATTATTACGAAGAATAGCTCTAGTGTTGGGGAAAGTCAGGCCGAGAATGAAGTGACCATTAAAGGGAAGGTAAAAAGTATTTCGCTGCCTAAAGGGAAAGTGGCAAGTAGAGGGCTAGGAATTCTCTATGATGCACTATTGGAATGGTTCCCTCTTCAAGAGAAGCAGATAAAGCAGCTTTCCAGAGGAGAAAGCCTAAAGTTAGACTGGGTAGAGTCATGGAGTGGAAAACATTATTTAGTATTAATGGAGCCAATCAAGAAAGACGGAGAAATGCAAATTATGTTCTCTGTCACATCTCTTCAAGAAATCAGAGATACCAATGAATCGCTCCGAATATTTTATGTATATATCGGAATTGCTGGCTTTATTCTCATCCTTTTATTGTCGTTATTCTTCTCCCGTCTTGTTAGTAGACCACTGATTAAGCTGAATGAAATGGCAAAAAAAATGGTGCATCTAGACTTCTCATCGCTGAAGCCGATTAAGCAGAAGGATGAGCTAGGGAGTCTGGCGAACAATATGCTTGTTATGGCGCAGAACTTGGATGTTGCATTAAATGGTTTGAAAGAAGCCAATGGAAAGCTGAAAGAGGATATGGAAAAGCGTCTGCAAATGGAGAAGGAGCAGCGTGAATTTTTCGAACATGCTTCCCATGAACTGAAGACCCCTTTGAGTATTGTCAAAAGCTTTGCAGAAGGGCTGCAAGATGGAGTCAGTCCAGATAAACAGGATCACTATATAGAAGTAATTATTGAGGAATCAGAAAAGATGGAAGTGCTGATTAAGAATATGCTGGATTTGGCTAAGTTGGAGAACGGTGTAATCAAACTACGAAAAACATCTTTCTTACTTAGTGAAATGATTGAGGATTTGGCAAATAAACTATTTTGTATAGCTAGAGAGAAAAATGTGGAAATTGAAATCATGCCGAAGAATGAACAGCATATTTTGGCAGATTATGAGTGGATGGAACGAGTAATGAAGAATCTTCTTATTAATGCGATCCGCCACAGCGAACCTGACTCTGTCATTAGAATTTGTATCGAATTGGATCAAGATAATGGTAACAGTGTGTTTCAAATCGAGAATACAGGTCCACAGATACCAGAAGAGCAGCTGGATAAAATCTGGAAACGTTTCTATCGAGCTGAATCTTCTCGCAGCCGAATGACTGGTGGTACAGGATTAGGATTGGCCATTGTTCAGCAAATACTCAGCCTGCATGGCTTTCATTATGGAGCAGAAAACATACCAGGCGGTGTACGTTTCTATATTCACTTTCGTTAA
- a CDS encoding VOC family protein, which produces MIFEMTTQVRVANIEEGQKWYETLLNKKPDFTPHEGFAEWELIPGCWLQVAEGTLTEGNGPLRLGVTNIEAERDRLIDELKIDSFEIHSRPEVPVKWGTFTDPWGNRLGFFEYLDKGEEQERIKTIIGTIEI; this is translated from the coding sequence ATGATTTTTGAAATGACTACTCAGGTTAGAGTTGCCAATATTGAAGAAGGGCAAAAGTGGTATGAAACACTGCTTAATAAGAAGCCTGATTTCACTCCACACGAGGGATTTGCTGAGTGGGAACTCATTCCTGGTTGTTGGTTGCAGGTCGCAGAAGGAACTCTTACCGAGGGTAACGGACCTTTACGTTTAGGAGTTACTAACATTGAAGCTGAAAGAGACAGACTGATAGATGAATTAAAGATTGATAGTTTTGAAATACATTCAAGACCTGAAGTACCAGTGAAATGGGGAACTTTCACAGACCCTTGGGGTAATCGACTGGGATTTTTCGAATACTTAGATAAGGGCGAAGAGCAAGAACGTATTAAAACTATCATTGGAACAATAGAAATTTAA
- a CDS encoding DMT family transporter codes for MEKEKLGLLLGLVGVICFSLTLPATSISVEYFGTTVVGLGRTVLAAIIASIVLVVGKERVPNRQQFKSILIVAMGAVLGFPLLTSWAMQALPVSHGAVEVALLPLATAGIAMLRAGEKPSVRFWIASLIGAGAVIFYAVNLGFGKLQFADLALLTAVIILGFSYAEGGKLSKEIGSWQVIAWAIVIGAPFFVIPVVMDFSVEMLTAPFQAWVSLIYLAIVSQFLAYIVWYGGMALGGVARVSQLQYIQPFIMIIFATIFLDESITLVTIVTAIIVVVSVIVGKNTPISKKTSP; via the coding sequence ATGGAAAAGGAAAAATTGGGGTTATTATTAGGCTTGGTGGGAGTAATTTGTTTTAGTTTAACCTTGCCAGCTACCAGTATTTCTGTTGAATATTTTGGTACTACCGTGGTTGGATTAGGAAGAACGGTTCTTGCAGCAATTATAGCTAGTATCGTGCTTGTTGTTGGAAAGGAGAGAGTTCCTAATCGGCAGCAATTTAAAAGTATCCTAATTGTCGCCATGGGCGCTGTCTTAGGATTTCCATTACTAACTTCATGGGCAATGCAAGCACTACCAGTTTCGCATGGAGCGGTTGAAGTGGCTTTATTGCCATTAGCTACAGCAGGGATTGCGATGTTAAGAGCTGGAGAAAAACCTTCAGTGAGATTTTGGATTGCCAGTCTAATCGGTGCCGGTGCCGTAATTTTTTATGCAGTTAATTTAGGTTTTGGCAAACTTCAGTTTGCAGATTTGGCACTTTTGACAGCAGTCATTATTTTAGGTTTTAGTTATGCCGAAGGGGGCAAGCTTTCCAAAGAAATAGGAAGTTGGCAAGTAATAGCATGGGCCATCGTTATTGGAGCGCCATTTTTCGTCATTCCAGTTGTAATGGATTTTTCTGTTGAAATGTTAACTGCCCCATTTCAAGCTTGGGTTAGCTTAATCTATTTAGCTATTGTAAGCCAGTTTTTAGCATACATTGTTTGGTATGGCGGCATGGCATTAGGAGGTGTTGCAAGGGTTAGCCAGCTTCAATATATACAACCTTTTATTATGATTATCTTTGCAACAATCTTTTTAGATGAGTCGATAACGCTTGTAACGATCGTAACAGCAATAATTGTAGTCGTTTCGGTAATCGTTGGGAAAAATACTCCGATATCAAAAAAGACATCACCCTGA
- a CDS encoding PLP-dependent aminotransferase family protein, translating to MSTKYKKIVEEIKNQLTNGTLVAGSKLPSVRQLSETFSCSKNTVIKAYSELEKEHLVYAIPQSGYYIVNEFALSAEDSTIVDFLSAGPDNHLIPYLEFQHCLNQAIEIYKKDIFTYSDHQGFYSLRTEIVKNLQDSQVFTDPDRVVIVSGSQQAIHLLTALPFPNGKKNILIEQPTYFGMIESLQIHQVSTFGIELSMNGIDLDRLEYIFKNNNIKFFYIIPRFHNPLGHSYTNNEKKKIVELANKYDVYIVEDDFLGELDRNKKSDPLFSYDTSGRVIYIKSFSKVFLPGLRIAGVVLPKIMINNFLRYKFSSDFNSSVLSQGALEIYLKSGMYKSHIKKIKEVYFHRMQLLKSACEELLPEGTHYTQPDSGFYLSIYLPENVSAKRLAFLLSEKLILIDDADRMFLTNYKKDNLIRLCISQVQDHQIKWGVKMIAETITLLSNKRNYYYSLL from the coding sequence TTGAGCACAAAATACAAAAAAATTGTAGAGGAAATTAAGAATCAACTTACAAATGGGACACTTGTCGCTGGTAGTAAATTACCTTCTGTTCGCCAGTTGTCTGAAACGTTTTCCTGTAGTAAAAATACTGTGATTAAAGCTTACAGTGAGCTAGAAAAAGAACACTTAGTTTATGCAATACCTCAAAGCGGCTATTATATCGTAAATGAATTTGCCCTCTCTGCCGAGGATTCTACCATTGTTGATTTTTTATCAGCTGGACCAGACAACCATTTAATTCCTTATCTAGAATTTCAGCATTGCTTAAATCAAGCTATCGAAATATACAAAAAGGATATATTCACCTATTCAGATCATCAAGGCTTTTACTCCTTACGTACAGAAATAGTTAAAAATCTTCAAGATTCACAAGTATTCACCGATCCTGATCGTGTTGTAATTGTTTCAGGCTCGCAACAAGCTATCCATCTGCTTACAGCACTCCCTTTTCCAAACGGCAAAAAAAATATTCTTATTGAGCAGCCAACCTATTTTGGCATGATTGAATCACTGCAAATACATCAAGTTTCCACCTTTGGGATAGAACTCTCCATGAACGGTATCGATTTAGACCGCCTTGAATATATTTTTAAAAATAATAACATTAAGTTTTTCTATATCATTCCAAGATTTCATAACCCCCTTGGACATTCTTATACGAATAATGAGAAGAAAAAAATAGTGGAGCTGGCAAATAAGTATGACGTTTATATTGTGGAAGACGACTTTTTGGGTGAATTAGACCGCAACAAAAAATCTGATCCATTATTCTCTTATGACACTTCTGGAAGAGTCATTTATATTAAAAGTTTCTCAAAGGTATTTCTTCCAGGGCTGCGTATTGCTGGAGTGGTATTGCCAAAAATAATGATAAATAACTTCTTACGCTATAAATTTAGTTCGGACTTTAATAGTTCCGTCCTTTCACAAGGTGCGTTAGAAATCTATTTAAAAAGCGGGATGTATAAAAGTCATATTAAAAAAATAAAAGAAGTTTATTTTCATAGAATGCAATTACTAAAAAGTGCTTGTGAAGAATTACTTCCTGAGGGGACACATTACACGCAACCGGACAGCGGTTTTTATCTCTCTATTTATTTACCTGAAAATGTATCAGCCAAAAGACTAGCTTTTTTATTATCTGAAAAACTGATATTAATTGATGATGCGGATAGAATGTTCTTGACCAACTACAAGAAGGATAATCTCATCCGTTTATGTATATCACAAGTACAAGATCATCAAATAAAATGGGGAGTAAAAATGATAGCTGAAACCATCACCCTATTGAGTAATAAAAGGAACTATTATTACTCTCTTCTATAA
- a CDS encoding methylated-DNA--[protein]-cysteine S-methyltransferase, whose amino-acid sequence MTKIYKLDYESPIGMIEIIGTHETIISILFSEENDKSVNLLQPETPLVLIECYNQLDEYFKGKRHEFSIPYQLEGTDFQSAVWNALIKIPYAETGSYKDIAMSIGNARAIRAVGSANGKNKLSIVIPCHRVIGSNGTLTGYAGGLWRKEWLLQHEKTYHK is encoded by the coding sequence ATGACAAAAATATATAAATTAGATTATGAATCGCCGATTGGAATGATAGAAATAATTGGTACCCATGAAACAATTATTTCTATTTTATTTTCTGAAGAGAATGATAAGAGTGTGAATTTATTACAACCAGAAACTCCTCTCGTTTTAATAGAATGCTATAACCAGCTCGACGAATATTTTAAAGGCAAGCGCCATGAATTTTCCATCCCATACCAATTGGAAGGAACAGATTTTCAAAGCGCGGTATGGAACGCTTTAATAAAAATACCGTATGCTGAAACGGGGTCCTATAAGGATATAGCCATGTCCATTGGGAATGCAAGAGCGATTAGAGCTGTAGGAAGCGCAAATGGAAAAAACAAGTTAAGCATTGTCATTCCTTGTCACAGAGTAATCGGATCAAATGGGACATTAACTGGCTATGCAGGAGGTTTATGGAGGAAAGAATGGCTGCTTCAACATGAGAAAACGTATCACAAGTAA
- a CDS encoding DNA-3-methyladenine glycosylase family protein, whose product MNWIDYESYIEIYPPKEFNFEECLVFLGRSNQEVLHRIEEGFLYKLIKVNESLILCKVGSIDHAIKVEFPLNPASNDIHKKVAEYIWEWFDLDQDLESFYQVADKDKVLRQLTHKYHGLRIMCIPDLFEAAVWAIMGQQINLTFAYTLKKRFVEKYGESLTFQEETLWLFPSFEKIASIHVDDLRELQFTTRKAEYIIGIAKDMQSGKLTKELLLMKQDNYQVKKSLLLIRGIGAWTAEYVMMKCLHYTSSFPVSDVGLHNALKNVLELKSKPTIEKTKELAEGWKGWQAYATFYLWRSLYDKNI is encoded by the coding sequence ATGAATTGGATTGATTATGAATCTTATATCGAGATTTATCCTCCAAAGGAATTTAATTTTGAAGAGTGTTTAGTTTTTTTAGGCAGATCCAATCAGGAAGTGCTTCATCGGATTGAAGAGGGATTTTTATACAAATTGATAAAAGTGAATGAATCGTTGATTTTATGTAAAGTTGGATCAATCGATCATGCCATAAAGGTCGAATTTCCATTGAATCCAGCATCCAATGACATACACAAAAAAGTGGCGGAGTATATTTGGGAATGGTTTGATTTGGATCAGGATTTGGAGAGCTTTTACCAAGTTGCAGATAAAGATAAAGTGTTAAGGCAGCTTACCCATAAATACCATGGTTTAAGGATTATGTGCATTCCTGACTTATTTGAGGCGGCCGTGTGGGCAATTATGGGTCAGCAAATTAATTTAACATTTGCCTATACCTTAAAGAAACGCTTCGTTGAAAAGTATGGCGAAAGCCTAACATTCCAAGAGGAAACATTGTGGTTATTCCCCTCATTTGAAAAAATTGCGTCTATCCATGTCGATGATTTAAGGGAACTTCAATTTACTACAAGGAAGGCTGAATACATCATTGGCATTGCTAAAGATATGCAAAGCGGCAAATTAACAAAAGAATTATTACTTATGAAGCAAGATAATTATCAAGTAAAAAAATCTCTTCTGTTGATAAGAGGGATAGGAGCATGGACGGCAGAGTATGTCATGATGAAATGCCTCCACTACACCTCCTCCTTCCCAGTTTCAGATGTCGGCCTTCATAATGCCTTAAAGAATGTATTAGAGCTTAAGAGTAAACCGACTATAGAAAAAACGAAAGAATTAGCAGAAGGTTGGAAAGGCTGGCAGGCATATGCAACTTTTTATCTTTGGAGGTCATTATATGACAAAAATATATAA
- a CDS encoding bifunctional transcriptional activator/DNA repair enzyme AdaA: MSTNLNLSFEEMWEKIINCDRKYDGIFFTAVKTTKIYCRPSCRSRKPKKKNVEFYYDRNEVEKAGYRPCKRCQPEVEHSPHIELVRNIITFLVNHYKQNLILKDIAAHVGLSPFYLERLFKKETAETPRAYLEKIRIDKAAYLLKSTAMTNLEICYEVGFQSSSNFYKVFRSIKNCSPSEYRKGYQHELD; this comes from the coding sequence ATGTCGACTAATCTCAATCTTTCATTTGAAGAGATGTGGGAGAAAATCATCAATTGTGATCGTAAATATGATGGGATTTTTTTTACCGCAGTAAAAACAACAAAAATATATTGCCGTCCTTCCTGCAGATCACGGAAGCCTAAAAAGAAAAATGTTGAATTTTACTATGATAGGAATGAAGTTGAAAAAGCTGGGTATCGTCCTTGCAAAAGGTGCCAGCCAGAAGTTGAGCATTCTCCTCATATTGAACTTGTCAGAAATATCATTACCTTCCTGGTCAATCATTATAAACAAAATTTGATATTAAAGGATATAGCAGCCCATGTCGGTTTGAGTCCCTTTTATTTGGAGCGATTGTTTAAAAAGGAAACTGCTGAAACCCCACGTGCTTATTTAGAAAAAATACGCATTGATAAAGCGGCCTACCTTCTCAAAAGCACTGCTATGACAAACCTAGAAATTTGTTATGAGGTGGGTTTCCAGAGTTCCTCTAATTTTTACAAAGTATTTAGAAGCATAAAAAACTGTTCTCCTAGTGAATATCGCAAGGGATACCAACATGAATTGGATTGA
- a CDS encoding isocitrate lyase/PEP mutase family protein, whose amino-acid sequence MNKMKEFKELHFSEDLLFLGNAWDLLSALTLEKAGFKAIGTTSWGIANSLGYSDGELIDFDRHLAIIKTITENVKIPVSADIEAGYSEDLDKIINNVLRTAEIGVAGINIEDSLKKSNELREITQHCKLMEKMRAALDRNGYKDFYINARTDTYLKRKNPLLETMERAHAYVESGASGIFVPGLREDKEIKEITKNVSAPLNLLSLPGLTNCNMLKELGVRRFSFGNALSDSVIVHLEKKVGELLEFKDMSSLYEKEALG is encoded by the coding sequence ATGAATAAGATGAAGGAATTCAAGGAACTACATTTTTCAGAGGATTTATTATTTCTTGGAAACGCCTGGGATCTTCTTTCAGCTTTAACGCTAGAAAAGGCCGGATTTAAAGCAATTGGTACAACTAGTTGGGGAATTGCTAACTCATTAGGATATTCAGATGGAGAATTAATTGATTTTGATCGACACTTAGCTATAATCAAAACGATTACAGAGAATGTAAAAATCCCTGTTTCCGCTGATATTGAAGCTGGATACAGTGAGGATCTAGATAAAATTATTAATAATGTATTAAGGACAGCTGAGATTGGAGTTGCTGGTATCAATATAGAGGATTCACTGAAAAAATCAAATGAATTGAGAGAAATAACGCAGCATTGTAAACTAATGGAAAAAATGAGGGCAGCCTTAGATAGAAATGGTTATAAAGACTTTTATATCAACGCCAGAACGGATACTTACCTAAAAAGGAAAAACCCCTTGCTGGAAACAATGGAACGAGCTCATGCATATGTGGAGAGTGGTGCCAGTGGAATTTTTGTTCCTGGGTTAAGAGAGGATAAAGAGATTAAAGAAATTACAAAGAATGTTAGCGCTCCACTAAATCTATTATCTTTACCTGGGCTGACGAATTGTAATATGCTTAAAGAATTAGGAGTAAGACGATTTAGTTTTGGAAACGCCCTATCTGATAGTGTAATTGTTCATTTAGAAAAAAAGGTTGGCGAATTATTAGAGTTCAAGGATATGTCCTCTTTGTATGAAAAAGAAGCACTAGGGTGA
- a CDS encoding amino acid ABC transporter ATP-binding protein, which translates to MIRINQLNKSFGDLHVLKNIDLTVYESDVVCLIGSSGSGKSTLLRCLNFLEKKDNGSIIIEGNEVNPSTDNLNKIREKVGMVFQNFNLFPHKTVLENIIEAPIMVKGVDKDKAISKAKQLLQKVDLEDKADVYPSKLSGGQKQRVAIARALAMEPDIMLFDEPTSALDPELVGEVLTTMKDLAEEGMTMVVVTHEMGFAKEVADSIVYMHDGKIIEHGTAEQFFNNPKEERTQEFLKATMLK; encoded by the coding sequence ATGATCAGAATAAACCAATTGAATAAATCATTTGGAGACTTACATGTATTGAAAAATATCGATTTAACTGTTTATGAAAGTGATGTCGTTTGTTTAATAGGATCAAGTGGTTCAGGGAAAAGTACCCTCCTTCGCTGTTTGAATTTTTTAGAAAAAAAGGATAATGGCAGCATTATCATTGAGGGGAATGAGGTCAATCCAAGCACAGACAACTTGAACAAAATTAGGGAAAAGGTAGGAATGGTCTTTCAAAATTTCAACTTATTCCCACACAAAACCGTATTGGAGAATATTATTGAAGCACCTATCATGGTAAAGGGTGTAGACAAAGATAAAGCTATCTCCAAAGCAAAACAGTTACTGCAAAAAGTAGATTTAGAGGATAAGGCAGATGTTTATCCTAGTAAACTATCAGGTGGGCAAAAGCAGCGGGTAGCCATAGCCAGAGCACTTGCAATGGAACCAGACATTATGCTCTTTGATGAGCCGACATCAGCGCTGGATCCAGAGCTAGTGGGAGAGGTATTAACAACGATGAAAGACTTGGCAGAAGAAGGAATGACCATGGTAGTTGTAACCCACGAAATGGGATTTGCTAAAGAAGTAGCAGATAGTATTGTGTATATGCATGATGGAAAGATTATTGAACACGGAACAGCTGAGCAATTTTTTAACAATCCAAAAGAAGAAAGAACGCAAGAATTTTTAAAAGCTACGATGCTTAAATAA
- a CDS encoding amino acid ABC transporter permease — protein MPSFSHFFNILAETKGVFLKAMLLTLELTAVSIVLGIVIGLIFALLKISKIKVLELISDAYVYLVRGTPLIVQIFILYFGISGIFLLPDFWAASLALAFHNGAYISEILRGAIQAVDKGQLEAGRSLGMTKALTLRRIILPQAFRRALPPLGNQFIISLKDSSLAAFISMNELFNVATTLGSNNFDEMTYLLIVAVYYLVLVALLTFVVNRIELKLAVSDR, from the coding sequence TTGCCAAGTTTTTCACATTTTTTTAACATACTAGCGGAAACAAAAGGTGTATTCCTAAAAGCTATGCTTTTGACATTAGAGCTGACAGCTGTTTCGATCGTACTCGGAATCGTCATTGGGCTGATCTTTGCCTTATTAAAAATTTCTAAAATCAAAGTGCTGGAGCTTATTTCCGATGCATATGTCTATTTGGTTCGCGGGACACCGCTGATTGTTCAAATATTTATTCTCTATTTCGGAATAAGTGGAATTTTCCTTCTTCCTGATTTTTGGGCTGCTTCCCTTGCTTTAGCATTCCATAATGGAGCTTATATTTCCGAGATTCTTCGTGGTGCAATTCAGGCAGTTGATAAAGGTCAGTTAGAAGCAGGACGTTCTTTGGGAATGACAAAGGCGCTGACATTAAGGAGAATTATTCTTCCACAGGCATTTAGACGCGCGCTGCCACCATTAGGTAATCAATTTATCATTAGTTTAAAAGATTCTTCGCTAGCTGCATTTATCTCCATGAATGAGTTGTTCAATGTAGCAACAACACTAGGATCCAATAATTTTGACGAAATGACCTATTTACTCATTGTAGCTGTCTACTATTTAGTACTGGTAGCGCTGTTGACATTTGTAGTAAACCGAATTGAATTAAAATTAGCAGTAAGCGACAGATAG
- a CDS encoding transporter substrate-binding domain-containing protein, translated as MLLNKKILLFFSLIGLCLLSACAEKEKLADGSELINKNQFVFAASGEFKPFSYINNDLTMSGFDVEVGEALAKEMGLEPVQKRIKFKGIVEGVKTGRADAAVASHTINPQRSKHVAFSTPYYYSGPQIFTRPDSSIKTVDDLKGKEVAVAKGSTYADTASKYTDKIKTYDSDITALQALSSGRHDAVITDFVTGKSAAQEGFKIKAQQLIDRSEQAIVLPQDNPKLLKRVNQALEKLREDGTLTRISMKYFGEDITTKPE; from the coding sequence ATGTTGTTGAATAAAAAGATACTACTGTTCTTCAGTTTAATCGGGCTCTGCCTTTTATCTGCTTGTGCCGAAAAGGAGAAGCTTGCAGATGGATCTGAACTGATTAATAAAAATCAATTTGTTTTTGCTGCTTCTGGTGAGTTTAAGCCATTTAGTTATATAAATAACGATCTCACCATGTCAGGATTTGATGTTGAAGTTGGCGAAGCACTTGCAAAAGAAATGGGACTTGAACCAGTTCAGAAGCGAATTAAATTCAAAGGGATTGTAGAAGGGGTGAAAACAGGACGTGCAGATGCAGCCGTTGCCAGTCACACGATTAATCCGCAGCGGAGCAAACATGTTGCCTTCAGTACTCCTTACTACTACTCGGGTCCGCAAATTTTCACCAGACCAGATAGTTCAATTAAGACGGTCGACGATTTAAAGGGAAAGGAAGTAGCTGTTGCAAAAGGTTCTACATATGCCGATACTGCCTCCAAGTATACGGACAAAATAAAAACATATGACAGTGATATTACGGCTTTACAAGCGTTAAGCAGCGGTCGACATGATGCAGTAATCACCGATTTTGTAACAGGGAAAAGTGCTGCACAGGAAGGGTTTAAGATTAAAGCACAGCAGTTAATTGATCGCAGTGAACAAGCGATAGTTCTTCCCCAAGATAATCCAAAACTATTGAAGCGAGTAAACCAAGCCTTGGAAAAACTCCGAGAGGATGGGACACTTACTCGCATTAGCATGAAATATTTTGGAGAGGACATTACGACTAAACCAGAATAA